Part of the Paenibacillus guangzhouensis genome is shown below.
TCCAGTTCGTTCCATCATTAGAACCGAGTAGACTCCAATTCTTTGGATCTCTCGCCTGGAAATCATTCGCAGACGTAATGGAATAAGAAGAAATCGCATGCGACGCGTTGTTGCCGAACTGATACTGAATCCATCCCGTGTTCGCAAAAATGAGCCACTTGGTCGCACTGCTGCCATCAAATGCCTTCTCCTTCTCTTCACCGGAAGGACTATTCGAGGAACTGGCGGAAGCTGTTCCACCCGTCGTGAGCGAACCATTACTTACGGGTGCTAATGCATTGTTGATGGCGGCGGCATAATCTGCCGCTGATCCGCCACTCGGATTATTCAGAATGGCATCATAGTACCAAATGAATCCTCCATTAATATTGGCTGATGCCTTCCAGTTGCTCATGCGACTGTTCACCTGACTCGGCGTATTCCCGCCGCTCGATGTTTTGCTGTCGAGCCCCGGCATGACGATCATACCGAGTTGACTGCTCCATGTTGCCGGATTGTTGCCAGCCCCTCCATCATATACTTGCAGATAAATCCGATCGACAAAGGAACCGAGCTGAGATTTAACGCTCTGCCAATAACTTACGTTCGTATAGGGACATAACGTTATTTTATAACCAAGGTTACCGAGCATGTTGCCGAACGCGACCGAAGAACTCACGTCATAGAGATCCTCGTTGTCGAAGCTGATGCCATCAATGCCAAGCTTACTCTTCAATGCGGAGAAGTTCTTGTACAAAATGCTGCTCGTACCCGTACCTTGAGATGCGACCAGATTCTTAATATTCTCAAAGTCTTTGACCCCCCAAGATCCTACGCTGATCTCAAGGCGTTTCACGGATGTCGGGGCTTGCTTGAGCGTCGCGAGTTCGCTTGGCCATAAGGATTTGCCAACATACGTACCGTTCGAGACAACCAATTGATCATTATAGACGAGATCGCCGTTGCTGTTGACATGAATCGTCCAGAGCATGACCGTCGTAAATCCAGACTGTCGTAGAATATCCATGGTTGGGGTTCCCCCGACATAGAACGGTCCACCGCCATAAATGACAGATTCCGGCGGGGTCTGAGCAGACGCTGTCCATGGAAAAATGCCCAATAGCATCATGCAGCACAAGATCACCAAGAATGGCCTTTTTCTCTTCATGTATTCACCTCGTGTACAAATTTCTTGAATCCCATTTGCGGGACCGAGAGCAATATCATGATATGTGACCTATACATGGTTTAGAATCTCACCCCTGGGACACACGAAGGTCTCTTGAATCACAGATTCATCGGTTCGCGATCATCCCGCCGATCATGGTCCATACCACATCATAGTTCTCATTCAGTAGGACCAAGTCCGCTTCGCAACCAACGTCAATGTGCCCGCTGTGCGACATGCCCAGAATCCGGGCAGGCGTCGTTGAAGCCATCTGTACCGCATCAGTTATCGATATCCCGTTCTCAACCGTTAAGCGCAGCGCTTCATTCATGGTAACCGTACTTGATGCCAATGTCCCGTCCACTAACCTTGCGACGCCTTCTGATACCGTAACCTGATGGCCACCGAATAGGTATTCCCCATCGCCCAGTCCCATCGCTTGCAGTGCATCCGTTATGAGAACCATTCCTTCCGGTCCTTTTATTCGATGCATCAGCCTGACGATTGCAGGATGCAAATGGACTTGATCGACGATCGCCTGCAAGCTGACATGCTCTTCCTCGAAGGCCGCGACGATCAGCCCCGGATCACGATGATGGATAGGGCGCATTCCGTTGAAACAATGCGTCACATGGCTTGCGCCTGCGCCAAAAGCTTCTTTGGCCTCTTCATAGGTCGCATCCGAGTGCGCAACAGCGATGACTACGCCTTGTTCTTTCAAATAAGAGATCAATTCGAGTCCGCCCGGCAGCTCTGGCGCAATCGTCACCATCTTGATAAGCGAGCCTGCTTCTTCGAAAATCAGCTTCATTTCCTCAAGATTCGGATGACGAAGATACTTCTCGTTCTGCATGCCTTTGCGCTTCGGATTCAGGTAGGGTCCTTCCAAGTGAATCCCTGCGATCTTCGCGCCTTCCTCACGACCAATAACCGATTTCACGCTTCGGATCATTTGCAGCAAATCTTCCATCGTGGAACTCACGGATGTTGCTAGAAATGACGTACATCCCGTTGCAGCGCATGCGCGAGAGACTTCCTGAATACTCTCCTCCGTGCCATCCATCATATCGCGGCCGTTCGCGCCATGAATATGAACATCGAGCATGCCAGGAATGAGCCATTGTCCCTGACCGTCAATACGTTCAACCTTATCATCTAGGACCTGTAATTCTTGCGAATCTGATGCGATCCGTTCAATCTTTCCGTCCGTCACCCATACGGCAGCGGAAGGCAGAATTTGCTGTGGTAGTACAACTTGTACATTGTGAATGAGTTTACGGTTCATGTTACTTCACTCCATCCTGAATAGGTTGATGAGAACATTCGATAATCGTTATATTGCGGTGATCGAGTATTTCCCGCAGTTCTTCCTTCAAGGGTTGATCGGTGACGATAATGTCTACATAGTCGAAATCCAGCTTGAATCTCGATTTGGCTCCGAACTTCGTATGATCTGCCACGAGAATCACTTGATCGGACTGCTTCGCCATCTCTTTCTTCACCCGAACATCTTCCTCATACGGATAATAGAAACCATCTGGTTGAATCGAGGTCGTCCCGATGAACGCCTTATCTGCCCGGATGTCGCTAATCTTGTCAATGACTGAAGGACCATAGAGCAGGCGATTCTGCGTATGCAGATATCCGCCCAACACATAGATACTCAGATCATCCCGCTTCGAGAGAATCCCAACATTATCAATGGAATGCGTTACCACCGTGATTCCCCTAGCTTCTACATGCTGCGCGACGAATTGGACCGTGGTCGATACGTCCATATAAACTGTCTCATGATCGCGGATCAGCATCGCGCCTTGCCTTCCGATTCGTTGCTTGCTGTCCGATTCCTCAATCATGCGATCTTGATAGGATGACAGCTCCTTCTGAAGCTCTGGCAGCGCAACCCCGCCATGCGTCCTTACCACGACGCCCTCCTGCACGAGTCTGACGATATCCCGCCGCGCTGTATCTCTCGAAACGTGGTAATGGGTACAGATATCTGCTACACTCATGGATTGATGAATTTTTAAATATTCAAGGATCTTCAATAATCTCTCTTCCTGAAACAAATTGGATACCCTCCTCACTTCATCCACTTTCCATTCTATGATTTAAGTATATATAAGTATTATGTTATTTTCAATAAGTATTTATAAGTAAATATAACAAAAGGATCACCGCAGTGCAGTGATCCCTCTTAAGTAATTACTCATTCAAATACGTCGTTGTACGATTCTGAATCAGCTTCGCTACTTCTTCTGCCGATTTCTGACCGGAGAAGTAGGATTTGGCCTCTTCCACAACTATTGATAGCAGCTTATCATCCGAGCTTGCGAAGCGATTTACTGATGCAACAAGTTGTCTGACTTGCTTGAAATGGCGATCAGTAATGCTGCTGGCATTTTCGCCCGTATACTCACTGCTCTTCACGAACTTCTCCATATCGGTAAGCAGCTTATCATTGACGGATTTCGATAACGAGAACCCTTCTCTCCCCTCCAAAGACTGTACTTCTTCCGACATCATGTAAGCGATGAATTTCCATGCTTCGTCTTTGACCGGCGAGTTTGCTTGAATCCCGAGCTGGTTCGGAACGATAAACGTTGTGCCGCCTGCATCACCCGGCGAATGCGGTGTAGGCAGCAATTTCCCATTTTTGTAGAATCGGAACCCTAAGTCATAGAAGTCTAGCGGAGAGTATAAATACGTATATGCAAATAGCTGGTTGCTTGGTTTTGCTTTGCTCGCGGATAGGATGTTGTCATCATACATTTTCTTCACCTGATGCAGCTGGTTAATAAATGCCGGCGAATCGAATTTCGCCTTTAACTTGGCCTGATCTATGTAATCAGCACTATTATTCTTCACGACTAGCTTTAAGAACTCCTCAGGCTTATAGTTGGCTAACGCATAACGGCCTCCTTCACGCCCCCCTTGCTGCATGAACTGATTCGATACATCAACGAACTGATCCCAAGTCCAATCGTTCTCGTCCACTTTGATCTTCTTGTCCAAGATATCCCCGTCGCTAATGAATGCCCCAACGAAGTAAGAAGATGGAATGGCATACAAGCCTCCGTTTTGTTTCATGCCGTCCAAAATATTCATGTTCAGATCGTTTTTGTTTACTGTCTGATCTGCTTCCAACGTATCGTACATATTCGCTATAAGATTCTTTTCAACATAATTGTTCACAGGCAGCATGCTCAACTCAATAATGTCCGCGCCTTTGCCGGAC
Proteins encoded:
- a CDS encoding discoidin domain-containing protein, coding for MKRKRPFLVILCCMMLLGIFPWTASAQTPPESVIYGGGPFYVGGTPTMDILRQSGFTTVMLWTIHVNSNGDLVYNDQLVVSNGTYVGKSLWPSELATLKQAPTSVKRLEISVGSWGVKDFENIKNLVASQGTGTSSILYKNFSALKSKLGIDGISFDNEDLYDVSSSVAFGNMLGNLGYKITLCPYTNVSYWQSVKSQLGSFVDRIYLQVYDGGAGNNPATWSSQLGMIVMPGLDSKTSSGGNTPSQVNSRMSNWKASANINGGFIWYYDAILNNPSGGSAADYAAAINNALAPVSNGSLTTGGTASASSSNSPSGEEKEKAFDGSSATKWLIFANTGWIQYQFGNNASHAISSYSITSANDFQARDPKNWSLLGSNDGTNWTTIDTRSNQSFASRYLTKTFSVTSTTAYQYYRLNVTSNSGGAELQIAEVGLYP
- the nagA gene encoding N-acetylglucosamine-6-phosphate deacetylase, with translation MNRKLIHNVQVVLPQQILPSAAVWVTDGKIERIASDSQELQVLDDKVERIDGQGQWLIPGMLDVHIHGANGRDMMDGTEESIQEVSRACAATGCTSFLATSVSSTMEDLLQMIRSVKSVIGREEGAKIAGIHLEGPYLNPKRKGMQNEKYLRHPNLEEMKLIFEEAGSLIKMVTIAPELPGGLELISYLKEQGVVIAVAHSDATYEEAKEAFGAGASHVTHCFNGMRPIHHRDPGLIVAAFEEEHVSLQAIVDQVHLHPAIVRLMHRIKGPEGMVLITDALQAMGLGDGEYLFGGHQVTVSEGVARLVDGTLASSTVTMNEALRLTVENGISITDAVQMASTTPARILGMSHSGHIDVGCEADLVLLNENYDVVWTMIGGMIANR
- a CDS encoding DeoR/GlpR family DNA-binding transcription regulator, which translates into the protein MSVADICTHYHVSRDTARRDIVRLVQEGVVVRTHGGVALPELQKELSSYQDRMIEESDSKQRIGRQGAMLIRDHETVYMDVSTTVQFVAQHVEARGITVVTHSIDNVGILSKRDDLSIYVLGGYLHTQNRLLYGPSVIDKISDIRADKAFIGTTSIQPDGFYYPYEEDVRVKKEMAKQSDQVILVADHTKFGAKSRFKLDFDYVDIIVTDQPLKEELREILDHRNITIIECSHQPIQDGVK
- a CDS encoding ABC transporter substrate-binding protein is translated as MMRKQVFMGMMCLLLAALTGCGDGNGENGNSGSKEKPTTKDGKTIVTLSTTYANPYFEAVEKKFEQKYPEIDLQIQAFDSSESGAAEADIEKYLKTTNAAILSGKGADIIELSMLPVNNYVEKNLIANMYDTLEADQTVNKNDLNMNILDGMKQNGGLYAIPSSYFVGAFISDGDILDKKIKVDENDWTWDQFVDVSNQFMQQGGREGGRYALANYKPEEFLKLVVKNNSADYIDQAKLKAKFDSPAFINQLHQVKKMYDDNILSASKAKPSNQLFAYTYLYSPLDFYDLGFRFYKNGKLLPTPHSPGDAGGTTFIVPNQLGIQANSPVKDEAWKFIAYMMSEEVQSLEGREGFSLSKSVNDKLLTDMEKFVKSSEYTGENASSITDRHFKQVRQLVASVNRFASSDDKLLSIVVEEAKSYFSGQKSAEEVAKLIQNRTTTYLNE